A single region of the Xenopus laevis strain J_2021 chromosome 4L, Xenopus_laevis_v10.1, whole genome shotgun sequence genome encodes:
- the tnnt3.L gene encoding troponin T3, fast skeletal type L homeolog isoform X1 — protein MSDTEEVEQVEEEYEEEAQEEESQEQEEEPVVEEAPQEEEAYEEAEEGEHGEEYDEEKPKPRLTAPKIPDGDKVDFDDIQKKRQNKDLVELQSLIDTHFEARKKEEEDIIALKERIEKRRAERAEQLRVRAEKEKERQNRLAEEKVRREEQDAMRRAEDDMKKKKALSSMGASYSSYLAKADQKRGKKQTAREQKKKILADRRKPLNVDHMNDDKLREKAKEMWDWLYQLESEKFEMGEKLKKQKYEITTLHRRVEELSKLLQPSGIVLISCRNTARRQPEAKEKLGAAGSKSTQNRHPVLTESSPILPFLQYMFRKLVPLHAPSRAISLSATKFSLWTALLSLPFCK, from the exons AAGAAGAACCAGTTGTGGAAGAGGCACCACAAGAAGAAGAAGCTTATGAGGAGGCTGAGGAGGGAG AACATGGTGAAGAATATGATG AGGAGAAGCCAAAGCCCAG GCTCACAGCCCCTAAAATCCCAGATGGAGATAAAGTTGACTTTGAT GATATCCAAAAGAAGAGGCAGAACAAAGACTTGGTTGAACTGCAGTCTCTGATTGACACCCACTTTGAAGCACgcaagaaagaagaagaggacaTCATTGCCCTGAAAGAAAGAATT GAGAAACGCAGAGCTGAGAGAGCTGAACAGCTGAGGGTCAgagcagagaaagaaaaggagcGCCAGAACAGATTGGCT GAAGAGAAGGTAAGGAGAGAGGAACAGGATGCAATGAGACGTGCAGAGGATGacatgaagaagaagaaggcccTGTCCTCCATGGGTGCCTCATACAGCAGCTACCTGGCCAAG GCTGACCAGAAGAGAGGCAAGAAGCAGACAGCCCGTGAGCAGAAGAAGAAGATTCTGGCTGACCGTCGCAAGCCACTGAATGTTGACCACATGAATGACGATAAGCTCAG GGAAAAGGCAAAGGAAATGTGGGACTGGCTGTACCAGTTGGAGTCTGAGAAGTTTGAGATGGGAGAGAAGCTCAAGAAACAGAAATATGAG ATTACGACTCTGCACAGGAGAGTAGAGGAACTCTCCAAGTT ATTACAACCCTCAGGAATCGTATTGATCAGCTGCAGAAACA CAGCAAGAAGGCAGCCGGAGGCAAAGGAAAAGTTGGGGGCCGCTGGAAGTAAATCAACGCAGAATCGACACCCGGTCCTCACAGAGAGTAGCCCCATTCTTCCATTTCTTCAGTACATGTTTAGGAAGCTGGTTCCACTCCACGCACCCTCAAGGGCCATTTCCCTGAGTGCCACCAAGTTCTCTCTGTGGACTGCTTTATTATCTCTTCCCTTTTGTAAATAA
- the tnnt3.L gene encoding troponin T3, fast skeletal type L homeolog — MSDTEEVEQVEEESQEQEHGEEYDEEKPKPRLTAPKIPDGDKVDFDDIQKKRQNKDLVELQSLIDTHFEARKKEEEDIIALKERIEKRRAERAEQLRVRAEKEKERQNRLAEEKVRREEQDAMRRAEDDMKKKKALSSMGASYSSYLAKADQKRGKKQTAREQKKKILADRRKPLNVDHMNDDKLREKAKEMWDWLYQLESEKFEMGEKLKKQKYEITTLHRRVEELSKLLQPSGIVLISCRNTARRQPEAKEKLGAAGSKSTQNRHPVLTESSPILPFLQYMFRKLVPLHAPSRAISLSATKFSLWTALLSLPFCK, encoded by the exons AACATGGTGAAGAATATGATG AGGAGAAGCCAAAGCCCAG GCTCACAGCCCCTAAAATCCCAGATGGAGATAAAGTTGACTTTGAT GATATCCAAAAGAAGAGGCAGAACAAAGACTTGGTTGAACTGCAGTCTCTGATTGACACCCACTTTGAAGCACgcaagaaagaagaagaggacaTCATTGCCCTGAAAGAAAGAATT GAGAAACGCAGAGCTGAGAGAGCTGAACAGCTGAGGGTCAgagcagagaaagaaaaggagcGCCAGAACAGATTGGCT GAAGAGAAGGTAAGGAGAGAGGAACAGGATGCAATGAGACGTGCAGAGGATGacatgaagaagaagaaggcccTGTCCTCCATGGGTGCCTCATACAGCAGCTACCTGGCCAAG GCTGACCAGAAGAGAGGCAAGAAGCAGACAGCCCGTGAGCAGAAGAAGAAGATTCTGGCTGACCGTCGCAAGCCACTGAATGTTGACCACATGAATGACGATAAGCTCAG GGAAAAGGCAAAGGAAATGTGGGACTGGCTGTACCAGTTGGAGTCTGAGAAGTTTGAGATGGGAGAGAAGCTCAAGAAACAGAAATATGAG ATTACGACTCTGCACAGGAGAGTAGAGGAACTCTCCAAGTT ATTACAACCCTCAGGAATCGTATTGATCAGCTGCAGAAACA CAGCAAGAAGGCAGCCGGAGGCAAAGGAAAAGTTGGGGGCCGCTGGAAGTAAATCAACGCAGAATCGACACCCGGTCCTCACAGAGAGTAGCCCCATTCTTCCATTTCTTCAGTACATGTTTAGGAAGCTGGTTCCACTCCACGCACCCTCAAGGGCCATTTCCCTGAGTGCCACCAAGTTCTCTCTGTGGACTGCTTTATTATCTCTTCCCTTTTGTAAATAA
- the tnnt3.L gene encoding troponin T3, fast skeletal type L homeolog isoform X13: MSDTEEVEQVEEEKPKPRLTAPKIPDGDKVDFDDIQKKRQNKDLVELQSLIDTHFEARKKEEEDIIALKERIEKRRAERAEQLRVRAEKEKERQNRLAEEKVRREEQDAMRRAEDDMKKKKALSSMGASYSSYLAKADQKRGKKQTAREQKKKILADRRKPLNVDHMNDDKLREKAKEMWDWLYQLESEKFEMGEKLKKQKYEITTLRNRIDQLQKHSKKAAGGKGKVGGRWK; this comes from the exons AGGAGAAGCCAAAGCCCAG GCTCACAGCCCCTAAAATCCCAGATGGAGATAAAGTTGACTTTGAT GATATCCAAAAGAAGAGGCAGAACAAAGACTTGGTTGAACTGCAGTCTCTGATTGACACCCACTTTGAAGCACgcaagaaagaagaagaggacaTCATTGCCCTGAAAGAAAGAATT GAGAAACGCAGAGCTGAGAGAGCTGAACAGCTGAGGGTCAgagcagagaaagaaaaggagcGCCAGAACAGATTGGCT GAAGAGAAGGTAAGGAGAGAGGAACAGGATGCAATGAGACGTGCAGAGGATGacatgaagaagaagaaggcccTGTCCTCCATGGGTGCCTCATACAGCAGCTACCTGGCCAAG GCTGACCAGAAGAGAGGCAAGAAGCAGACAGCCCGTGAGCAGAAGAAGAAGATTCTGGCTGACCGTCGCAAGCCACTGAATGTTGACCACATGAATGACGATAAGCTCAG GGAAAAGGCAAAGGAAATGTGGGACTGGCTGTACCAGTTGGAGTCTGAGAAGTTTGAGATGGGAGAGAAGCTCAAGAAACAGAAATATGAG ATTACAACCCTCAGGAATCGTATTGATCAGCTGCAGAAACA CAGCAAGAAGGCAGCCGGAGGCAAAGGAAAAGTTGGGGGCCGCTGGAAGTAA
- the tnnt3.L gene encoding troponin T3, fast skeletal type L homeolog isoform X6, whose product MSDTEEVEQVEEEYEEEESQEQEHGEEYDEEKPKPRLTAPKIPDGDKVDFDDIQKKRQNKDLVELQSLIDTHFEARKKEEEDIIALKERIEKRRAERAEQLRVRAEKEKERQNRLAEEKVRREEQDAMRRAEDDMKKKKALSSMGASYSSYLAKADQKRGKKQTAREQKKKILADRRKPLNVDHMNDDKLREKAKEMWDWLYQLESEKFEMGEKLKKQKYEITTLRNRIDQLQKHSKKAAGGKGKVGGRWK is encoded by the exons AACATGGTGAAGAATATGATG AGGAGAAGCCAAAGCCCAG GCTCACAGCCCCTAAAATCCCAGATGGAGATAAAGTTGACTTTGAT GATATCCAAAAGAAGAGGCAGAACAAAGACTTGGTTGAACTGCAGTCTCTGATTGACACCCACTTTGAAGCACgcaagaaagaagaagaggacaTCATTGCCCTGAAAGAAAGAATT GAGAAACGCAGAGCTGAGAGAGCTGAACAGCTGAGGGTCAgagcagagaaagaaaaggagcGCCAGAACAGATTGGCT GAAGAGAAGGTAAGGAGAGAGGAACAGGATGCAATGAGACGTGCAGAGGATGacatgaagaagaagaaggcccTGTCCTCCATGGGTGCCTCATACAGCAGCTACCTGGCCAAG GCTGACCAGAAGAGAGGCAAGAAGCAGACAGCCCGTGAGCAGAAGAAGAAGATTCTGGCTGACCGTCGCAAGCCACTGAATGTTGACCACATGAATGACGATAAGCTCAG GGAAAAGGCAAAGGAAATGTGGGACTGGCTGTACCAGTTGGAGTCTGAGAAGTTTGAGATGGGAGAGAAGCTCAAGAAACAGAAATATGAG ATTACAACCCTCAGGAATCGTATTGATCAGCTGCAGAAACA CAGCAAGAAGGCAGCCGGAGGCAAAGGAAAAGTTGGGGGCCGCTGGAAGTAA
- the tnnt3.L gene encoding troponin T3, fast skeletal type L homeolog isoform X2, which translates to MSDTEEVEQVEEEYEEEAQEEESQEQEEEPVVEEAPQEEEAYEEAEEGEHGEEYDEEKPKPRLTAPKIPDGDKVDFDDIQKKRQNKDLVELQSLIDTHFEARKKEEEDIIALKERIEKRRAERAEQLRVRAEKEKERQNRLAEEKVRREEQDAMRRAEDDMKKKKALSSMGASYSSYLAKADQKRGKKQTAREQKKKILADRRKPLNVDHMNDDKLREKAKEMWDWLYQLESEKFEMGEKLKKQKYEITTLRNRIDQLQKHSKKAAGGKGKVGGRWK; encoded by the exons AAGAAGAACCAGTTGTGGAAGAGGCACCACAAGAAGAAGAAGCTTATGAGGAGGCTGAGGAGGGAG AACATGGTGAAGAATATGATG AGGAGAAGCCAAAGCCCAG GCTCACAGCCCCTAAAATCCCAGATGGAGATAAAGTTGACTTTGAT GATATCCAAAAGAAGAGGCAGAACAAAGACTTGGTTGAACTGCAGTCTCTGATTGACACCCACTTTGAAGCACgcaagaaagaagaagaggacaTCATTGCCCTGAAAGAAAGAATT GAGAAACGCAGAGCTGAGAGAGCTGAACAGCTGAGGGTCAgagcagagaaagaaaaggagcGCCAGAACAGATTGGCT GAAGAGAAGGTAAGGAGAGAGGAACAGGATGCAATGAGACGTGCAGAGGATGacatgaagaagaagaaggcccTGTCCTCCATGGGTGCCTCATACAGCAGCTACCTGGCCAAG GCTGACCAGAAGAGAGGCAAGAAGCAGACAGCCCGTGAGCAGAAGAAGAAGATTCTGGCTGACCGTCGCAAGCCACTGAATGTTGACCACATGAATGACGATAAGCTCAG GGAAAAGGCAAAGGAAATGTGGGACTGGCTGTACCAGTTGGAGTCTGAGAAGTTTGAGATGGGAGAGAAGCTCAAGAAACAGAAATATGAG ATTACAACCCTCAGGAATCGTATTGATCAGCTGCAGAAACA CAGCAAGAAGGCAGCCGGAGGCAAAGGAAAAGTTGGGGGCCGCTGGAAGTAA
- the tnnt3.L gene encoding troponin T3, fast skeletal type L homeolog isoform X9 produces the protein MSDTEEVEQVEEESQEQEEKPKPRLTAPKIPDGDKVDFDDIQKKRQNKDLVELQSLIDTHFEARKKEEEDIIALKERIEKRRAERAEQLRVRAEKEKERQNRLAEEKVRREEQDAMRRAEDDMKKKKALSSMGASYSSYLAKADQKRGKKQTAREQKKKILADRRKPLNVDHMNDDKLREKAKEMWDWLYQLESEKFEMGEKLKKQKYEITTLRNRIDQLQKHSKKAAGGKGKVGGRWK, from the exons AGGAGAAGCCAAAGCCCAG GCTCACAGCCCCTAAAATCCCAGATGGAGATAAAGTTGACTTTGAT GATATCCAAAAGAAGAGGCAGAACAAAGACTTGGTTGAACTGCAGTCTCTGATTGACACCCACTTTGAAGCACgcaagaaagaagaagaggacaTCATTGCCCTGAAAGAAAGAATT GAGAAACGCAGAGCTGAGAGAGCTGAACAGCTGAGGGTCAgagcagagaaagaaaaggagcGCCAGAACAGATTGGCT GAAGAGAAGGTAAGGAGAGAGGAACAGGATGCAATGAGACGTGCAGAGGATGacatgaagaagaagaaggcccTGTCCTCCATGGGTGCCTCATACAGCAGCTACCTGGCCAAG GCTGACCAGAAGAGAGGCAAGAAGCAGACAGCCCGTGAGCAGAAGAAGAAGATTCTGGCTGACCGTCGCAAGCCACTGAATGTTGACCACATGAATGACGATAAGCTCAG GGAAAAGGCAAAGGAAATGTGGGACTGGCTGTACCAGTTGGAGTCTGAGAAGTTTGAGATGGGAGAGAAGCTCAAGAAACAGAAATATGAG ATTACAACCCTCAGGAATCGTATTGATCAGCTGCAGAAACA CAGCAAGAAGGCAGCCGGAGGCAAAGGAAAAGTTGGGGGCCGCTGGAAGTAA
- the tnnt3.L gene encoding troponin T3, fast skeletal type L homeolog isoform X10, which produces MSDTEEVEQVEEESQEQEEKPKPRLTAPKIPDGDKVDFDDIQKKRQNKDLVELQSLIDTHFEARKKEEEDIIALKERIEKRRAERAEQLRVRAEKEKERQNRLAEEKVRREEQDAMRRAEDDMKKKKALSSMGASYSSYLAKADQKRGKKQTAREQKKKILADRRKPLNVDHMNDDKLREKAKEMWDWLYQLESEKFEMGEKLKKQKYEITTLHRRVEELSKFSKKAAGGKGKVGGRWK; this is translated from the exons AGGAGAAGCCAAAGCCCAG GCTCACAGCCCCTAAAATCCCAGATGGAGATAAAGTTGACTTTGAT GATATCCAAAAGAAGAGGCAGAACAAAGACTTGGTTGAACTGCAGTCTCTGATTGACACCCACTTTGAAGCACgcaagaaagaagaagaggacaTCATTGCCCTGAAAGAAAGAATT GAGAAACGCAGAGCTGAGAGAGCTGAACAGCTGAGGGTCAgagcagagaaagaaaaggagcGCCAGAACAGATTGGCT GAAGAGAAGGTAAGGAGAGAGGAACAGGATGCAATGAGACGTGCAGAGGATGacatgaagaagaagaaggcccTGTCCTCCATGGGTGCCTCATACAGCAGCTACCTGGCCAAG GCTGACCAGAAGAGAGGCAAGAAGCAGACAGCCCGTGAGCAGAAGAAGAAGATTCTGGCTGACCGTCGCAAGCCACTGAATGTTGACCACATGAATGACGATAAGCTCAG GGAAAAGGCAAAGGAAATGTGGGACTGGCTGTACCAGTTGGAGTCTGAGAAGTTTGAGATGGGAGAGAAGCTCAAGAAACAGAAATATGAG ATTACGACTCTGCACAGGAGAGTAGAGGAACTCTCCAAGTT CAGCAAGAAGGCAGCCGGAGGCAAAGGAAAAGTTGGGGGCCGCTGGAAGTAA
- the tnnt3.L gene encoding troponin T3, fast skeletal type L homeolog isoform X11 yields MSDTEEVEQVEEEYEEEEKPKPRLTAPKIPDGDKVDFDDIQKKRQNKDLVELQSLIDTHFEARKKEEEDIIALKERIEKRRAERAEQLRVRAEKEKERQNRLAEEKVRREEQDAMRRAEDDMKKKKALSSMGASYSSYLAKADQKRGKKQTAREQKKKILADRRKPLNVDHMNDDKLREKAKEMWDWLYQLESEKFEMGEKLKKQKYEITTLRNRIDQLQKHSKKAAGGKGKVGGRWK; encoded by the exons AGGAGAAGCCAAAGCCCAG GCTCACAGCCCCTAAAATCCCAGATGGAGATAAAGTTGACTTTGAT GATATCCAAAAGAAGAGGCAGAACAAAGACTTGGTTGAACTGCAGTCTCTGATTGACACCCACTTTGAAGCACgcaagaaagaagaagaggacaTCATTGCCCTGAAAGAAAGAATT GAGAAACGCAGAGCTGAGAGAGCTGAACAGCTGAGGGTCAgagcagagaaagaaaaggagcGCCAGAACAGATTGGCT GAAGAGAAGGTAAGGAGAGAGGAACAGGATGCAATGAGACGTGCAGAGGATGacatgaagaagaagaaggcccTGTCCTCCATGGGTGCCTCATACAGCAGCTACCTGGCCAAG GCTGACCAGAAGAGAGGCAAGAAGCAGACAGCCCGTGAGCAGAAGAAGAAGATTCTGGCTGACCGTCGCAAGCCACTGAATGTTGACCACATGAATGACGATAAGCTCAG GGAAAAGGCAAAGGAAATGTGGGACTGGCTGTACCAGTTGGAGTCTGAGAAGTTTGAGATGGGAGAGAAGCTCAAGAAACAGAAATATGAG ATTACAACCCTCAGGAATCGTATTGATCAGCTGCAGAAACA CAGCAAGAAGGCAGCCGGAGGCAAAGGAAAAGTTGGGGGCCGCTGGAAGTAA
- the tnnt3.L gene encoding troponin T3, fast skeletal type L homeolog isoform X4: MSDTEEVEQVEEYEEEAQEEESQEQEEEPVVEEAPQEEEAYEEAEEGEHGEEYDEEKPKPRLTAPKIPDGDKVDFDDIQKKRQNKDLVELQSLIDTHFEARKKEEEDIIALKERIEKRRAERAEQLRVRAEKEKERQNRLAEEKVRREEQDAMRRAEDDMKKKKALSSMGASYSSYLAKADQKRGKKQTAREQKKKILADRRKPLNVDHMNDDKLREKAKEMWDWLYQLESEKFEMGEKLKKQKYEITTLHRRVEELSKFSKKAAGGKGKVGGRWK, encoded by the exons AAGAAGAACCAGTTGTGGAAGAGGCACCACAAGAAGAAGAAGCTTATGAGGAGGCTGAGGAGGGAG AACATGGTGAAGAATATGATG AGGAGAAGCCAAAGCCCAG GCTCACAGCCCCTAAAATCCCAGATGGAGATAAAGTTGACTTTGAT GATATCCAAAAGAAGAGGCAGAACAAAGACTTGGTTGAACTGCAGTCTCTGATTGACACCCACTTTGAAGCACgcaagaaagaagaagaggacaTCATTGCCCTGAAAGAAAGAATT GAGAAACGCAGAGCTGAGAGAGCTGAACAGCTGAGGGTCAgagcagagaaagaaaaggagcGCCAGAACAGATTGGCT GAAGAGAAGGTAAGGAGAGAGGAACAGGATGCAATGAGACGTGCAGAGGATGacatgaagaagaagaaggcccTGTCCTCCATGGGTGCCTCATACAGCAGCTACCTGGCCAAG GCTGACCAGAAGAGAGGCAAGAAGCAGACAGCCCGTGAGCAGAAGAAGAAGATTCTGGCTGACCGTCGCAAGCCACTGAATGTTGACCACATGAATGACGATAAGCTCAG GGAAAAGGCAAAGGAAATGTGGGACTGGCTGTACCAGTTGGAGTCTGAGAAGTTTGAGATGGGAGAGAAGCTCAAGAAACAGAAATATGAG ATTACGACTCTGCACAGGAGAGTAGAGGAACTCTCCAAGTT CAGCAAGAAGGCAGCCGGAGGCAAAGGAAAAGTTGGGGGCCGCTGGAAGTAA
- the tnnt3.L gene encoding troponin T3, fast skeletal type L homeolog isoform X3, with protein sequence MSDTEEVEQVEEEYEEEAQEEESQEQEEEPVVEEAPQEEEAYEEAEEGEHGEEYDEEKPKPRLTAPKIPDGDKVDFDDIQKKRQNKDLVELQSLIDTHFEARKKEEEDIIALKERIEKRRAERAEQLRVRAEKEKERQNRLAEEKVRREEQDAMRRAEDDMKKKKALSSMGASYSSYLAKADQKRGKKQTAREQKKKILADRRKPLNVDHMNDDKLREKAKEMWDWLYQLESEKFEMGEKLKKQKYEITTLHRRVEELSKFSKKAAGGKGKVGGRWK encoded by the exons AAGAAGAACCAGTTGTGGAAGAGGCACCACAAGAAGAAGAAGCTTATGAGGAGGCTGAGGAGGGAG AACATGGTGAAGAATATGATG AGGAGAAGCCAAAGCCCAG GCTCACAGCCCCTAAAATCCCAGATGGAGATAAAGTTGACTTTGAT GATATCCAAAAGAAGAGGCAGAACAAAGACTTGGTTGAACTGCAGTCTCTGATTGACACCCACTTTGAAGCACgcaagaaagaagaagaggacaTCATTGCCCTGAAAGAAAGAATT GAGAAACGCAGAGCTGAGAGAGCTGAACAGCTGAGGGTCAgagcagagaaagaaaaggagcGCCAGAACAGATTGGCT GAAGAGAAGGTAAGGAGAGAGGAACAGGATGCAATGAGACGTGCAGAGGATGacatgaagaagaagaaggcccTGTCCTCCATGGGTGCCTCATACAGCAGCTACCTGGCCAAG GCTGACCAGAAGAGAGGCAAGAAGCAGACAGCCCGTGAGCAGAAGAAGAAGATTCTGGCTGACCGTCGCAAGCCACTGAATGTTGACCACATGAATGACGATAAGCTCAG GGAAAAGGCAAAGGAAATGTGGGACTGGCTGTACCAGTTGGAGTCTGAGAAGTTTGAGATGGGAGAGAAGCTCAAGAAACAGAAATATGAG ATTACGACTCTGCACAGGAGAGTAGAGGAACTCTCCAAGTT CAGCAAGAAGGCAGCCGGAGGCAAAGGAAAAGTTGGGGGCCGCTGGAAGTAA
- the tnnt3.L gene encoding troponin T3, fast skeletal type L homeolog isoform X5 — translation MSDTEEVEQVEEEYEEEESQEQEEEPVVEEAPQEEEAYEEAEEGEHGEEYDEEKPKPRLTAPKIPDGDKVDFDDIQKKRQNKDLVELQSLIDTHFEARKKEEEDIIALKERIEKRRAERAEQLRVRAEKEKERQNRLAEEKVRREEQDAMRRAEDDMKKKKALSSMGASYSSYLAKADQKRGKKQTAREQKKKILADRRKPLNVDHMNDDKLREKAKEMWDWLYQLESEKFEMGEKLKKQKYEITTLHRRVEELSKFSKKAAGGKGKVGGRWK, via the exons AAGAAGAACCAGTTGTGGAAGAGGCACCACAAGAAGAAGAAGCTTATGAGGAGGCTGAGGAGGGAG AACATGGTGAAGAATATGATG AGGAGAAGCCAAAGCCCAG GCTCACAGCCCCTAAAATCCCAGATGGAGATAAAGTTGACTTTGAT GATATCCAAAAGAAGAGGCAGAACAAAGACTTGGTTGAACTGCAGTCTCTGATTGACACCCACTTTGAAGCACgcaagaaagaagaagaggacaTCATTGCCCTGAAAGAAAGAATT GAGAAACGCAGAGCTGAGAGAGCTGAACAGCTGAGGGTCAgagcagagaaagaaaaggagcGCCAGAACAGATTGGCT GAAGAGAAGGTAAGGAGAGAGGAACAGGATGCAATGAGACGTGCAGAGGATGacatgaagaagaagaaggcccTGTCCTCCATGGGTGCCTCATACAGCAGCTACCTGGCCAAG GCTGACCAGAAGAGAGGCAAGAAGCAGACAGCCCGTGAGCAGAAGAAGAAGATTCTGGCTGACCGTCGCAAGCCACTGAATGTTGACCACATGAATGACGATAAGCTCAG GGAAAAGGCAAAGGAAATGTGGGACTGGCTGTACCAGTTGGAGTCTGAGAAGTTTGAGATGGGAGAGAAGCTCAAGAAACAGAAATATGAG ATTACGACTCTGCACAGGAGAGTAGAGGAACTCTCCAAGTT CAGCAAGAAGGCAGCCGGAGGCAAAGGAAAAGTTGGGGGCCGCTGGAAGTAA
- the tnnt3.L gene encoding troponin T3, fast skeletal type L homeolog isoform X12, with the protein MSDTEEVEQVEEEYEEEEKPKPRLTAPKIPDGDKVDFDDIQKKRQNKDLVELQSLIDTHFEARKKEEEDIIALKERIEKRRAERAEQLRVRAEKEKERQNRLAEEKVRREEQDAMRRAEDDMKKKKALSSMGASYSSYLAKADQKRGKKQTAREQKKKILADRRKPLNVDHMNDDKLREKAKEMWDWLYQLESEKFEMGEKLKKQKYEITTLHRRVEELSKFSKKAAGGKGKVGGRWK; encoded by the exons AGGAGAAGCCAAAGCCCAG GCTCACAGCCCCTAAAATCCCAGATGGAGATAAAGTTGACTTTGAT GATATCCAAAAGAAGAGGCAGAACAAAGACTTGGTTGAACTGCAGTCTCTGATTGACACCCACTTTGAAGCACgcaagaaagaagaagaggacaTCATTGCCCTGAAAGAAAGAATT GAGAAACGCAGAGCTGAGAGAGCTGAACAGCTGAGGGTCAgagcagagaaagaaaaggagcGCCAGAACAGATTGGCT GAAGAGAAGGTAAGGAGAGAGGAACAGGATGCAATGAGACGTGCAGAGGATGacatgaagaagaagaaggcccTGTCCTCCATGGGTGCCTCATACAGCAGCTACCTGGCCAAG GCTGACCAGAAGAGAGGCAAGAAGCAGACAGCCCGTGAGCAGAAGAAGAAGATTCTGGCTGACCGTCGCAAGCCACTGAATGTTGACCACATGAATGACGATAAGCTCAG GGAAAAGGCAAAGGAAATGTGGGACTGGCTGTACCAGTTGGAGTCTGAGAAGTTTGAGATGGGAGAGAAGCTCAAGAAACAGAAATATGAG ATTACGACTCTGCACAGGAGAGTAGAGGAACTCTCCAAGTT CAGCAAGAAGGCAGCCGGAGGCAAAGGAAAAGTTGGGGGCCGCTGGAAGTAA
- the tnnt3.L gene encoding troponin T3, fast skeletal type L homeolog isoform X7 gives MSDTEEVEQVEEEYEEEESQEQEEKPKPRLTAPKIPDGDKVDFDDIQKKRQNKDLVELQSLIDTHFEARKKEEEDIIALKERIEKRRAERAEQLRVRAEKEKERQNRLAEEKVRREEQDAMRRAEDDMKKKKALSSMGASYSSYLAKADQKRGKKQTAREQKKKILADRRKPLNVDHMNDDKLREKAKEMWDWLYQLESEKFEMGEKLKKQKYEITTLRNRIDQLQKHSKKAAGGKGKVGGRWK, from the exons AGGAGAAGCCAAAGCCCAG GCTCACAGCCCCTAAAATCCCAGATGGAGATAAAGTTGACTTTGAT GATATCCAAAAGAAGAGGCAGAACAAAGACTTGGTTGAACTGCAGTCTCTGATTGACACCCACTTTGAAGCACgcaagaaagaagaagaggacaTCATTGCCCTGAAAGAAAGAATT GAGAAACGCAGAGCTGAGAGAGCTGAACAGCTGAGGGTCAgagcagagaaagaaaaggagcGCCAGAACAGATTGGCT GAAGAGAAGGTAAGGAGAGAGGAACAGGATGCAATGAGACGTGCAGAGGATGacatgaagaagaagaaggcccTGTCCTCCATGGGTGCCTCATACAGCAGCTACCTGGCCAAG GCTGACCAGAAGAGAGGCAAGAAGCAGACAGCCCGTGAGCAGAAGAAGAAGATTCTGGCTGACCGTCGCAAGCCACTGAATGTTGACCACATGAATGACGATAAGCTCAG GGAAAAGGCAAAGGAAATGTGGGACTGGCTGTACCAGTTGGAGTCTGAGAAGTTTGAGATGGGAGAGAAGCTCAAGAAACAGAAATATGAG ATTACAACCCTCAGGAATCGTATTGATCAGCTGCAGAAACA CAGCAAGAAGGCAGCCGGAGGCAAAGGAAAAGTTGGGGGCCGCTGGAAGTAA